One Bacillus horti DNA segment encodes these proteins:
- a CDS encoding deoxynucleoside kinase, giving the protein MNVAEQYNIPKDAILTVAGTVGVGKSTMTHRLAEALGFRTSLEKVEGNPYLDLYYQNFSRWSFHLQIYFLAERFKEQKRIFEYGGGFIQDRSIYEDTGIFAKMLYQQGNMNETDFETYTSLFEAMVMTPYFPHPNMIIYLEGTFDDIVQRVQERGRPMEQETPLAYWKELHERYENWINQFNACPILRLNINEYDLVKNPESIYPILERIGKKLNYALPQR; this is encoded by the coding sequence ATGAATGTAGCCGAACAATATAATATCCCTAAGGATGCAATCCTTACTGTAGCTGGAACGGTAGGAGTAGGAAAATCGACTATGACTCACCGTCTGGCGGAAGCGTTAGGTTTTCGTACATCTTTAGAAAAAGTAGAAGGAAATCCATACTTAGATTTGTACTATCAAAATTTTTCACGCTGGAGCTTTCATCTCCAAATTTATTTTTTAGCGGAAAGATTTAAGGAACAAAAAAGAATCTTTGAATATGGCGGCGGGTTTATTCAGGATCGCTCTATTTATGAGGATACAGGGATTTTTGCTAAAATGCTGTACCAGCAAGGCAATATGAACGAAACAGATTTTGAAACGTACACGTCCTTGTTTGAAGCGATGGTGATGACTCCTTATTTCCCTCATCCGAACATGATTATCTACTTAGAGGGAACCTTCGATGATATTGTGCAGCGTGTACAAGAGCGAGGACGCCCTATGGAGCAGGAAACGCCTTTAGCCTATTGGAAAGAGCTTCATGAGCGCTATGAGAATTGGATTAATCAGTTTAACGCTTGTCCGATTTTAAGGCTAAATATCAATGAGTATGATCTTGTTAAAAACCCTGAATCAATCTACCCTATCTTAGAGCGCATCGGCAAAAAGTTAAATTATGCTTTACCACAGAGATAG
- a CDS encoding deoxynucleoside kinase codes for MKIPFISIEGPIGVGKTSLSKEISKTFQFHLLQEIVEENPFLDKFYQNMDEWSFQMEMFFLCNRYKQLFDIQSSFLAQNKPVVADYHIFKNTIFARRTLQPSEWQKYIQIYDILVQDMPKPNLIIYLNASLETLIERIQMRGREMEKSIDQAYLQQLSTDYRDFMYEFKRSHPDIPVLEFNGDELDFVASKKDLNDIIQQVSTLLEKENQYECSRTI; via the coding sequence GTGAAAATCCCTTTTATTAGCATTGAAGGACCCATCGGTGTGGGTAAAACCTCTTTGTCGAAGGAAATCAGTAAAACGTTTCAATTTCATTTATTGCAGGAGATTGTAGAAGAAAATCCTTTTTTAGATAAATTTTATCAAAATATGGATGAGTGGAGCTTCCAAATGGAAATGTTCTTCCTGTGTAATCGCTATAAACAGCTATTTGACATCCAATCAAGTTTTTTAGCCCAAAACAAGCCTGTAGTGGCTGATTATCATATTTTTAAAAATACGATTTTCGCTCGCCGAACTTTACAGCCTAGCGAGTGGCAGAAATACATACAAATTTATGATATTTTAGTTCAGGACATGCCTAAGCCCAATTTGATCATTTATTTAAATGCCAGCCTTGAAACGCTGATTGAGCGCATTCAAATGCGTGGAAGAGAAATGGAAAAGAGCATTGATCAAGCGTACCTACAACAATTATCGACCGATTACCGAGATTTTATGTATGAATTTAAGCGCAGTCACCCTGATATCCCTGTGCTGGAGTTTAACGGAGATGAGCTTGATTTTGTAGCGTCGAAGAAGGATTTAAATGACATCATTCAGCAGGTTAGCACATTATTGGAGAAGGAGAATCAGTATGAATGTAGCCGAACAATATAA
- the tadA gene encoding tRNA adenosine(34) deaminase TadA, with product MDNNSSKASEIQSDLQPYVDYMEEAIRLAKQAEDLGEVPIGAVVVRDGEIIGRGYNRREIDGNPLGHAELMAISEAAEKLGGWRLEQCQLIVTLEPCPMCAGAIIQARIQLLIYGAKDPKAGYAGSLYNTLQDQRLNHQTEIIHGVCQEECQELLQSFFRRLRAQKKEHKAQMSSQYRESGTGSDSPIES from the coding sequence ATGGACAATAATTCATCGAAAGCATCGGAGATACAAAGCGATCTACAGCCATATGTTGATTATATGGAGGAAGCCATTCGATTGGCTAAGCAAGCCGAAGATTTAGGTGAGGTTCCCATTGGAGCTGTTGTTGTTCGAGATGGTGAGATTATTGGTCGTGGATATAACAGAAGAGAAATCGACGGCAATCCGTTAGGTCATGCTGAGCTTATGGCCATTTCGGAGGCAGCAGAAAAACTAGGGGGCTGGAGACTAGAGCAGTGTCAATTGATAGTGACATTAGAGCCTTGTCCGATGTGTGCGGGGGCCATTATACAGGCTAGAATTCAGCTGCTCATTTATGGAGCGAAGGATCCCAAGGCAGGTTATGCTGGATCTTTGTACAACACCTTGCAGGATCAGCGTTTAAATCATCAGACAGAAATTATTCACGGTGTATGCCAAGAGGAGTGTCAGGAGCTGCTACAATCCTTTTTTCGCCGGTTAAGAGCACAGAAAAAAGAACACAAGGCTCAAATGTCCTCTCAGTATAGGGAAAGTGGCACAGGAAGCGATAGTCCCATAGAATCCTAA